The Prunus dulcis chromosome 3, ALMONDv2, whole genome shotgun sequence genome segment TTTATTAACTGTATGTTTTCCTGATTGTTCTGCAGTGGCACAGCTCACAACCAAGATCAAACATCTATCTTCAGTTTTACACAAAAAGGTGACAATGGAACCAATAATCTCTTCCTGTTTcatgcttttgttttcatacTTCAAATATTGTTGGTCATGCTACTATTCCAGGTAGTAGTTTAACTCTTCCCTGTTTTTTGTGCACAATTGACATGGTACAGCTCCACTTGTGGGTTTTGAGATAGCTTTGTGAAGTCTTAATAGTCCCAAGTAATTAGAGATAAAATTAACGGAGGGGCATGTTCATTGGATTAAACACAATGTTAGCTTACCCTAGCTGTTACTCGTTAAGGTTCACCTTGAAAACGAACATTGGCACTAGTTGTGTGCAAGTATTGAGGTGCTGgtgtatttgtattttcacTTCATAATTTTCTGGTGATTATGTTTACCAAAAGCCAGATTGTCCGTGTGAACATTATTGCATTGTTGATTGAGAATACACCTCAAAGAGTGAGATTCCATATATCTCTGCAAGAAGGACATGCATACACATATGCCACCCACCAATCACTCTTTTGCTGTTATTCTTCTCCTGTTACACTTTTTATTTACATCAAGTGGTAAACTTTGAACCACACTGACGCATAAATACTCAGGCTTACTTGATACATGTGGTTTGTGAGTGATTGCACCCAAATTTACTTAAGGCCTTGTACTCGTTAAGGCCATGGAGTTTTCCTTTGTTaccgaaaagaaaaaaaagcaataTGCTGATGTTGACTTGTTAAGCATATGTGCATTACATGGGTCTGTTTAACATTTTAATTTAGTGACAGGTTTCTATTACTCTACGTAAcagtttgtttatttatttattgtaggATAAGCATTCCCGTAAGGGTCTTCAAGCGATGTTGCAGAGAAGGAAGAGGTTATTGAAGTATCTTCGAAAAACTGACTGGGATTCTTACTGCTTTGTTCTCTCTAAACTTGGTCTCCGGGACAAGCCAGAGTTTCTCTCTAAACTTGGTGTCCGATACAAGACAGATAACAAAACTTGACCAGTCGACATTGTTTGCCTGTTTCTTCAGCATTTTGATTTGTATCTGGTCAGCTAtaacttttttcaattttgtaggGAAGAAAAGTGAAATTGAAGGCCCATACAAGTTTCatttcgtttttctttttcacttgtTTTGAATAAGTATGTTGCTATTCTGTTCTTCTACTAAGACTTGTTTGGCAAACTTTTCTAGTTATACGACATCCCACTAACACAAGCATTGCTGTATTTGGTTCCAATGGGTTGCGTTAGTAAAGACTTATCAGTTGTAAATTCATCTTTACagttaatttctttttgtttgttactAAAACCCAAATCGAATTCTTGTTTCTGGTCTTCTCAATGGTTTAATCCAACTTTTTGGGAAGAATTCggaattgtatttttttttcctttgttctcttgtttcttttctcattttctacAGCATTGTTGTAATTTTATGTTTCAGTTAAGATTGGGATTCCACAAAACTCCCTTTGATGGAGTTCATTGCCAAGAAAAGATGAGTTCCAGACCTCCCTTTGCTGCCACTCACAGAGCGCACCGAACATAAGCTCCATTCTAGGCATAATTTACCGGATTGAATTAGATTGAGAAATCAATGGTTGAGCTAGCATTAACACAGATACTTTTGAGTTCACTTGCCCTACTGTGCCTTTTTAGTATTTATCTTTATGGAAACCTTAACTAGTTTGTCTAAATCTACTTGCCGTTGAGCCATTTCTTGCAATTGAACGCAATTTCATTGCAGCCATTTCTTGCAAATGAACACAATTTCTAACTTTGGATTCCTTACATGTTAATAAACGTCAAGAAGTTAGAAATTGGAATAATTCCAATACCCATTCCAACTATTAGCGATATAGGTCTTAATAACAATGCATCGTTATGTAAAATTCAAGATACaattaagggtttagggtttagggacATCAACATCAGAAAGCATCCTCTACAATTGCTATTGGCTGTGAACAGAGTTGCTACATAATAAATTGAGTTTAACAATATAAGAAAGACAAACATCCAAATGCAATCTTCacatatttttattcaaaaaagaCTTTGTGCAAGAGAATACTTCATCACCTGTGAAGTTCATTCAAAGGCACCCCCGTCATACACCATACACCCATGACGCAAGAAAAGGTTCCTTTGTCTTTCAGTAAGAACAAAACGACTAGGAGGAACTATTTTCTTCAGTGATGGTCTTGAAAACACCATCCAAGGAACAATATCAGCACTGAACTTATTACACCACTTCAAATTtatctccttcaattctttGCAGTTTTCCACCACTTCCTTCACCCCCTTTGATGTCAAACTGAAGCAGCCTGCCAAGTCTAATTTCAGTAGCCTGCAACATCTTTTACCAATCATAGCCAACGCATCATCATCGATTCCAGAAAACATTAGAGACAACACCTTCAACTTGGGAAGTTCAAACTCAAGGTGCAAAAAAGAATCCGTCATCCCTCCAATGTGGTTTACCTCCAATTGTCTAATCTCAGAGCATCTCTTCAATACTTCTACTATGCCTTCTTCTGTAATTCCCTTACATTTGCTCAAATTGAGCAGTTCCAATTTGGGGCAAATAGATGCAAAACTTGTTATAAAGTTATTGCCCAATGAACTATTTGCCAAGTTTAAAGATTTGATTCCATGGCTTGCCTTAAAGTCAGTCTCAATGTTTTCCTCCCCAATACTTGTTGCTACCATTTCCAACTTATCCAAAACCAGACAGTTTTTTATGAGCGTGTAGAAGGTGATACAGGTCAACCCATAGCAATGACTAAGGTTTATATGATTGATACTATGGAGGAACCTGGATAGCTCAGCTATGTCCTTGTCCCTAAGAAAATATGCTGCTTCAAGATTTAAGTACTCAAGAGATTGGTACTCATTCAACAAAACCGAAATTCCAGAAAAACTGTAGTTTGCGCACCTAGAAAGAGTGAGCTTCTTCAGAGGAAAACGTGCTTCCGCAACTGCATAcagaaattcatccgaaatatCGGAATCCGAAAGAGCAATGGCCCATAAAGCTTTCGAGCTTAGGAATGGTACTTTGAATGCTGCATTAACAGAAGGATTCCCAATTCCATGAACCGAAATAGAATTCAAGTGAGAACAGCCACGGATGAGCTTGGATATACCATTCAGTGATATAAAGTTACAAAAGTGAAGCACAACTTGGCTTAACAACAAGCAGTTGGTAGACAAAAACACAAGGGACTTATCAGTAATGAAGCTATTACCGGAAAGGTTGATCTTCCTCAGGCTCTTGAGCTTCAATGACAATGAAAAGATGCCCAAATCAGATATGGGCTTCGACCCAGTTGTGGAATCATCCGCATGATAGCTGATGTCAAGCTCTTCAAGGCATGGAAATGACTCTGCAATCACATTCAGGTCAGAATCCCCAAAGCACCTCATCTTGGAGCAGTTCAAACTCTTCAAATCCATCATTTTGGAGCCCAACGCTCTTAAACCAACCACTGGTAAAGTTGGTTGCTTGGAAACGTTCAGAGATTCTAGATTCAACCCAGATTGCGCAATTTGATGAAGAATTGAGTTCATGTCACTTTGAAATCCAGTGAGTTCTATCTGTTTGATCCGACGGAACCTTTGAAGAAGGCGAGGCAGAAGGGCTTGAACTGTTGGATCAGAAAGTTTGAGACTCAATAAAAGTCTATTGGTGATTGACAGGAATTGCTTGCAGACCTGAGAGAGTGAATTGAAGTGAGAGGGGTGGTCTAGCAGTTTAATTATCAGTTCCCAGCATTCTTCTGGCAAATCAACAGCTTTTTCTGCCATTGTTTTACTTCTTCAAGGTTTGCAAGAACTGAGATGAGAGAAGGATGCGGCACCTCGGGTTTGCGTGTTGTTGCGGGCTTTAGCTTTGATCTGGCAAGGGTCTCTATTTGGAGAAAGACTTTCAGGAGACGGGATAGCAACAAGAAAGCAAGGCACCAATTTTGCTATCCCGACCAATAAGGAGACTTTCAGGAGACAGGATGCGGTCCCTAAACCAATAACGTTGTGACCATGGACGGATAAACTCAGGATTTGAACGTGGGTTAAATTTgaggagattcactattatacccaatataggagtccaaattataaagaaacttatataaaatgaactttagaaacacacttaaaatccatttacaatataacaaagaggcttttaacgttttataaattacaaaattgcaattaattttttaaaacaagccAAACTCCAAAACCTtataaaaaacccaaaaactcaaaagggcatcaaagtaatttaataatcaaaattaaattcattagggttagttgttattttttgggtttatttatagaaattaagtGGTGTAAGATTTATCTACATCATTAGCGCTAAGAATgagtatatgactaaatatcctATTAACTTTAAAAGGGAGGAGGGGGAGGATTATGTGTGAAGATGGTCttaaattgagaaaaatatagaaattgTTAATGAAACTTTAAAAAAGGTTACATATTATTTTAACACAAAAGAATTGAAAGAAATCTATTGCATAGTGTGTTCAAGTAAGTATTGACAAAGATTGTAACTTATATGATTTTAATgtatattaattaatgaaacAGTATAAAAACATTATATAAAAGCAATAAATATGGGAGtgtgttaaaaaattaaacaaaagtCATTGTAGTTTGTTAGTTGAGTCTCTAAGGACCCGTTCGGTTAAGTTTTAAGGGCccgttttcattttcaaagaacaaaaacaaatcaagaaTCCGTTCGGTggtaaaaacagaaaacactGAGAATGTTTTAATAAAATGAGAACAACTTCACGTATACTtctggaaaacagaaaaacgaTGCTTTCATTCTCACAGGAAACAAACGCCTAAAACACGCTGCTGCTCAATCTTCTCTCCCCATCACTTTACCTAGCAAAAcagaaatgaaaatcaaaccCACCACAACCATGACTATCATACCATCGTCACCGCCATCGCCACTGACCCTGCCACTGTCACCAAACCTCACAGACCCAGTCCCCACATCACCACCACCCACCCAATCGAACCCAATACACATCATCGTCACCTAGTAAAAAAGCAATCGGCCCCAACACCTCCACCACCCATACCCAATCAAAGGATCATCTTCGCCATTACCACCCaatagagagggagagagagagaaagaagaaaagagaaagtagaggaagaaagaaagaaagaaatggcctagggaaggagaagaaaagagagaggagaggaggaagaaagaaaagggaaaaagaagaaaaaaggagaaaaaaaatagcaaaaatgaaaaatataatagataaaaataattttaacttttaaaaaataatataattttttatttgtcaaattataaaattttaaaaatattttttagaaCATAAATGAGCAAAAGTACACTTGAAAAataactcacatattattattctcaaaTTGTACTACTAGACacgtttttattgtttttattttctgaatctgttttctaattaatctacTAGAAGCATTTTCAAATcatgaaattcaaattcgtattcttgttttcattctttgaAAATATTCTCAAAAAATATTATCTGAAAACGTTACTAAACGGGCCCTAATCCTCTATTGGAAAATGCCCAGGTTGGACACATGTTATTTACAAAAGTTGCATTCTaggcattttttttaattttatttttctgtgaAGACTATAATCATATGtaggaataaataaataaaaatttgtatgGGCTACAGCCCATACAGCCCACAGTGTCAATTCATTCATAGTTGTAACACACATGACAACACTTTCATTTTGCTATTCCAGACCAATAACGTTGTGACACGTGTAACAACACTTTCATACGACATAGTATTATTGGTCGGGATAGCTACATTGTTATCCACATTGCAATTAAGTTTTTCTCCTCTATTTAGGGCTCAACAACCACGGAActcccatatatatatatatatatatatattagggtCGGATTCGGTACGGTTTAGTTCGGTTAtgtttttaattgaaatagaCAAATGAAACTCTTGCTTTttaatttggatttgaattttgaagttCAAATAAGAGAAGCTACTATCAACTAGCTCTTAGTAcgatgatatatatattttagaaaaagGGAATTTAAAGGCTAACCAACTGATGGCCAACCCATATTATGAGTTTTCTGTTGAAATTTCGCCACGAGTTATAAAAGCAAACTATGGGTTAagtatttgtatttgtatttatggCAGAATTTAAGAAAGAGGTAAGCTATAACATCAGGGTTAAAAGGACGTGAGTGAAAATGAACTCATTAATTATCAGTTAATTTAGCTATTAGATATTAGTTAGGAAATGTTATAGGTTTCATGATCAAGTGTTCCAACAGAATGCAAACACTTTTACTCTGTTTTGCTCTAACGACATCGTTTCGTCAGTAAATCAGTCATACGCTAAGAATGTGAGAGAATATTTGGCATCCAAATTCTCCAAAACATTGATacattacaaaacaaaacacaactCACATTTTGGTACGTAGCAATTATTTTCATCTAGATTGAAGAAGCATAAGAaccaaagaaaacaatttaattaattagttctTAAGTATAAGAGGGAGGTGAATCAAACGGTGGAAGCTGATCAACAGGAGGCAGAAAAGGGATTTCTGGGGGTGACAATGGCTCAATGAAATCCATATCTGGAGCTGGTGGCGCGGACCCAAATGGAAATGGCTCCTGTGGATTTTGGGGTACTTCAGGAATTGGAGGTGGCAGAAAGATTTCTGGTGACTGAGGAATGGGCAAAGATGGTGGCTGATCAATCACACCAGGGTCTGGTGCAGTTGGGGTTGATATAATTGGTGGTACAAATGGAAATGGCCCCTGTGGATTTTGGGGCACTTCAGGAATTGGAGGTGGAAGAAAGATTTCTGGTGACTGAGGAATGGGCAAAGATGGTGGCTGATCAATCACACCAGGGTCTGGTGCAGTTGGGGATGATATAATTGGTGGTGCAAATGGAAATGGAGGAGGCTCAAAAGGCAGTGGCGGTGATGTAAATATTGGGACAAGTGGGGgtgatggagaagagtcttcaTCAGGTGGTGGTAAGTCTGGTGTAGGTGGAGGAAGATCAAAGGCTGGTTGCTCTGGTGTAGGTACTAATGGGGGAGGTGTTAGCCATGGAAGGGTGGGTGGTTGTATCATTTCTGGTGGTGGATATACAATTGGGATGGGTGGGGGGAGGAAttctggtggtggtggtggactAGGAgatggtggaggtggtgaTGGAACTaatggtggtggaggaggtggagaAGGCGGTGGCGGCGAAGGCAAAGGAGGTGGTGGCGATGGCAAAGGGGGTGGTGGTGAGGGCGAAGGCGGAGGTGATGATGGCGGTGGAGCAGCAGCTAAAGGTGGGGgtgctggtggtggtggagataGTACTAATGGGGGTGGAGATAGTACTACTGGGGGTGGAGATGGAAGTGAAGGAGGGAAGGGGAGTGTGGGAGGAGAAGGCGGGATACGTGGCGGTCGAGGAGAGGGTCCAGGTTTTGGGTCAAAAGGGTTGCTTGGGGAAGGGTTTATAGGAAAGGGCCATTGGCCGCAGGTTCCAAACAGGTATTGAAACAATGGATCACAGTTTGATCTTGTTCTTCCTCCATGGCTGCTGCCTCTTCtacttctgcttctgcttctgcttctgctgctgcttctAGTGCTTCTTgatctcttttcttcttctacttctttGTGTGTGGGATTGTGCTGAGCTTCTGCGATTGTTTGAGTGATCAGTAGCAGAGCTAAAGTAGTCACAATGATTGCTGtgtttgctttcattttctagtTCATGTCTCTCTACACTTGAGGATTGTTCTAATATATGCAGTGAACAAAAAGAAGTCTTTCCTTTCCTCACTAattttggatttaattttgagATTAGccacataaattttttgtcaATCATGTCTTTAATTGGTTCATAATGAGGTGAAGTGAGCGAAGTCAACTGCCAAATCTGTAAGATGCTTAAATCCACAGCACAATGTGCATTAATGTGCTGCAATTACTATGCATCAGATAAGGCCACAGGCTCACAGCTATGGATACTAGTTTCAACAATATGGatgaactctctctctctctctctctctctctctctcagctgAGACTGAGGAAGGTTGGAACTTAAAATGTGGGCAGAATGGGCGGGTTGCCTAGTTTGAAGTGCCAAGGTTGACAACAATAATGAACAAAACCAATAAATGAGATGGAAAATATAGTTGAGTCCTGCTTCCATATGTGCATGT includes the following:
- the LOC117621649 gene encoding leucine-rich repeat extensin-like protein 3, with translation MKANTAIIVTTLALLLITQTIAEAQHNPTHKEVEEEKRSRSTRSSSRSRSRSRSRRGSSHGGRTRSNCDPLFQYLFGTCGQWPFPINPSPSNPFDPKPGPSPRPPRIPPSPPTLPFPPSLPSPPPVVLSPPPLVLSPPPPAPPPLAAAPPPSSPPPSPSPPPPLPSPPPPLPSPPPPSPPPPPPLVPSPPPPSPSPPPPPEFLPPPIPIVYPPPEMIQPPTLPWLTPPPLVPTPEQPAFDLPPPTPDLPPPDEDSSPSPPLVPIFTSPPLPFEPPPFPFAPPIISSPTAPDPGVIDQPPSLPIPQSPEIFLPPPIPEVPQNPQGPFPFVPPIISTPTAPDPGVIDQPPSLPIPQSPEIFLPPPIPEVPQNPQEPFPFGSAPPAPDMDFIEPLSPPEIPFLPPVDQLPPFDSPPSYT
- the LOC117620622 gene encoding F-box/LRR-repeat protein 2, which encodes MAEKAVDLPEECWELIIKLLDHPSHFNSLSQVCKQFLSITNRLLLSLKLSDPTVQALLPRLLQRFRRIKQIELTGFQSDMNSILHQIAQSGLNLESLNVSKQPTLPVVGLRALGSKMMDLKSLNCSKMRCFGDSDLNVIAESFPCLEELDISYHADDSTTGSKPISDLGIFSLSLKLKSLRKINLSGNSFITDKSLVFLSTNCLLLSQVVLHFCNFISLNGISKLIRGCSHLNSISVHGIGNPSVNAAFKVPFLSSKALWAIALSDSDISDEFLYAVAEARFPLKKLTLSRCANYSFSGISVLLNEYQSLEYLNLEAAYFLRDKDIAELSRFLHSINHINLSHCYGLTCITFYTLIKNCLVLDKLEMVATSIGEENIETDFKASHGIKSLNLANSSLGNNFITSFASICPKLELLNLSKCKGITEEGIVEVLKRCSEIRQLEVNHIGGMTDSFLHLEFELPKLKVLSLMFSGIDDDALAMIGKRCCRLLKLDLAGCFSLTSKGVKEVVENCKELKEINLKWCNKFSADIVPWMVFSRPSLKKIVPPSRFVLTERQRNLFLRHGCMVYDGGAFE